In Caloramator sp. E03, the sequence TAGTTTCAATGGAATCCCTTTTAAAGGCTTTAAAGGAACATGGAAAAGAACAGTTTTATGAAATGAATAAAACTGCCCTTGAAAAAGGAGCAGAATATGCAAGAAAGTAATATAGGCCCCCGATTTCGGGGGCTTTTTAATATAATCAGCGACAGAAGTTACCTACTTTGTAAAGTTGGAGGTAGTTCACCTTAAAATGCAGGTATTATAGCACCATTGTATTTTTCATTTATAAATTTTTTAACTTCTTCTGAATTCAAAGCCTTAACAAGCTCTTGAATTTCAGGAGAGTTTTGATTATCAGGCCTTACGGTTAAAACATTTGCATAGGGTGAGTCCTTATCTTCAATAAAGAGAGTATCCTTTGGATTGAGCTTTGCTTCAAGGGCATAATTTGTATTTATAACTGCAAAATCTACATCGCTTAAAACTCTTGGAAGCTGTGCTGCTTCAAGCTCTTTAAAGTTTAAGTTTTTTGGGTTTTCAACAATATCCTTTGGAGTTTGAGTAAGATTTGTTGCATCTTTAAGTTTAATAAGCCCTTGCTTTTGAAGTAGAAGTAGTGCTCGTCCTTCATTAGTAGCATCATTTGGTATTGCGACTACTGCACCATCTTTAATTTCATCCTTTGATTTAATTTTAGTTGAATATGCTCCCATAGGTTCAACGTGTACCTTTGCCGCAGCTACTAGCTTAATACCTTTTTTATTTGCAAAATCCTCCATATAGGGAACGTGCTGAAAAAAGTTTGCATCAAGCTGTTTATCGTTAAGAGCAGTATTTGGAGTTACATAGTCTGTAAATTCCTTTATTTCAAGTTCAATTCCCTTTTGAGCTAATATTGGCTTTACAACGTTTAATATCTCTGCATGTGGAACTGGTGTTGCCCCAACTACTAATTTTTTTGTTTGCTTATTTGTAGAACTTTCTTTAGAAGAACATCCAGTAAAAGAAAGAATTAATACTAAAATGATTGATAATAGAGAAAATATTTTTTTCATTGAAAAAACCTCCTATCGTTTGTCAAAAATTTTTGATAATAGATTTCCTGTATGCTGTATTATTTCTACAAGAATTATAAGGACTAAAATGGTTGCTATCAGCACATCAGTTTGAAATCTCTGATAGCCGTATCTTATAGCTAAATCTCCAAGTCCACCTCCTCCTATAGCTCCTGCCATTGCAGAATATCCAAGAATATTTATTATTGTAAGTGTTATTCCCAATATCAAAGAAGGCATAGACTCACGGATTATGACTTTAAAGATTATCTGCATAGTTGTTGCTCCCATTGATAGTGAGGCTTCTATGATACCCCAGTTTACTTCAAGAAGGCAGCTTTCAACTATTCTTGCTACAAAAGGGCATGCAGCAATGGATAGTGGAACTATTGCAGCTGTTGAGCCTATTGTTGTGCCAACTATTATTCTTGATAAGGGAAATATTGCTATTATCAATATGATAAATGGTACAGAACGTGCAATGTTTACAATAGTACTGAGAATGCGGTTTAATTTAACATTTTCACATATATGACCCTTTGAAGTTATAACAAGTATTATCCCAAGAGGTAATCCTAAAATAGTAGCAAATAGCGTTGAGAAAAATACCATATATATAGTTTCAATAAAAGATGGATATATTGTTTTAAATAAATCTATTAAGTAAGCATATATATTAGAAAGCTCCACTTTATATCACCTCAACATTAAGTTTAAATTCTTTAAGATAATTCAAAGCTTTGTCAATATCTTCATCTTTACCTGTCAGGTTAACAACAAGATTTCCAATTTGAGTGTTTTGAATAATATCAATTTTCCCTGATATTATATTTGCATCTACATTGAACTTTTTTACCATATTTGAGATAAGTGGCTTTTGAGCATCATCTCCTATAAATGTTAAATTTAATACTTTGCCTTTACTATTAAAGTCTTTAGGGATTTGATTTATAATGTCTTCTTTTAAAAAGTTTTTTGTAGTATAAGATTTTGGATTAGAAAATACATCTATTACACTGCCACATTCAGCAATAGTTCCATTTTCAATTACAGCAACGTTTTTACATAAGCTTTTAATTACTGACATTTCATGAGTTACAATTACTATTGTTATTTTATATTTTTCATTAATGCTTTTTAAAAGGTTTAAAATAGATTGAGTAGTTGAAGGATCGAGGGCAGAAGTTGGTTCATCGCAAAGTATTATATTTGGTTCATTAGCAAGTGCTCTTGCAATAGCAACCCTTTGTCTTTGACCACCTGATAGCTGTGATGGAAAGGAGTTGCTTTTGTCTTCAAGCTCTACAATTTTTAATAGTGCATTTACTTTTTCTTTTATTTCAGAATTACTAACTTTTGATATCCTTAGAGGGAAAGCAACGTTTTCAAAAACATTTAAATTCATAAGTAAGTTGAACTGCTGAAATATCATTCCAATTTTTTTTCTATATTCTCTTATCTGTTTTGAATTAAGGGATGTTATATCCTTCCCATCAATTATTATTTGTCCTGATGTTGGTTTTTCAATGAGATTAATACACCTTAAAAGAGATGATTTCCCAGCTCCACTAAGTCCGATTATCCCAAAAATATCACCATCATTAATTGTAAGATTTATATTTTTTAAGGCCTCAAACTGCGTATTATCTAGAGTATAGGTTTTATTTAGGTCAACAATATTTATCAATTTATTTCACCTCTTTAACATGATAATTACATAAAGTACAAAAATAAAAATTTAACAGGCTAAAACTTATAAATTTTAGCAAAATATTATAAAAATAAATTAAAAACATAAATTTGAGAATGAAAAGAGATTTTGAGGATATGAAGATAATAAAAAAACCTCTTTTCAATGAAAGAGGCTTATTACAATCCCCTCTCATCTCTCGGTATTTCTACCGCTGGAATTGGCACCATGCATAATGCTGGTTGCCGGGCTTCATAGGGCCAGTCCCTCCGCCTCTCTTGATAAGAGTACAATTTATATTCAACTTACATGCTAATTATAAAAAGCAATTGCTAAAATGTCAACTATTTTTTTTATAACATTAGTCTTAAATAGAAATATTAAAAAAATCAAAATTTTTTAGCAGGAAATACAAAGTGTTTGTAGAATACTATAAAAGGTGATAAATGTGGAATGTAATGTATATATAAACAATTTACAGAATAAATTTAGTAGATATTTTGACATTGAAAGGAATATAAATATATCAGGTACAGAAATTGACATGTTTGCTAAATACTTTGAAAGATGTGCAAGGACCTTAATTACTCAAAAGGATGTAATAGATGCTTATGAAAACAATGAAATTTGCTTTATTAAGTGCTATGAAGCTTTGAGTTTAGAAAAGGTATACGAATTTGAAAATTTTTTAAAAAATGCTGTAGCAAGATATGTAAAACCTCACAAGGAACACATGAGCACTTATATAACAGGGGTTATTGTATGTAAAGATGAAATTGATAGCGAATGCGTCAAGGAAATAAAAAAGTTTAAGTACAGCAAAGCATTCAAGTTCTTTTTGCATGGATGGTGTGAAGTAAGGTTTGTTGCAGTTGACCTCTTAAATAACAGTGTTATTACAAATAAGCAGGGTAAGAGCGTAAAAAAGGTGTATCAAATTACACCTTAAAATAAAAAAGGAGGTCTTTATATGAATTCCTTAGTTCTAATCATCTTAGGTATTATACTGTTCTTAGTTGCTTATGTAACTTATGGTTCATATCTTGCTAAGCAGTGGGGTATTGATCCATCAAGAAAGACACCAGCTCATACTTTAAGGGACGATATTGACTATTGCCCAGCAAATGCAAAGGTTCTATTAGGACACCACTTTTCATCTATTGCAGGAGCAGGGCCTATTTCAGGTCCTATACAGGCTGCAATCTTTGGATGGCTCCCTGTATATCTATGGATAGTTCTTGGAAGTATCTTTGTAGGTGGAGTACACGATTGGGGTTCACTTTTTGCATCAATAAGACATGACGGTAAATCAATTGGTGAAATAATAAGAACAAATCTCGGTGAAAAAGGTAAGAAGTTATTTAATATTTTTGCATGGCTGACTCTTGTTCTTGTTGTTGC encodes:
- a CDS encoding MetQ/NlpA family ABC transporter substrate-binding protein translates to MKKIFSLLSIILVLILSFTGCSSKESSTNKQTKKLVVGATPVPHAEILNVVKPILAQKGIELEIKEFTDYVTPNTALNDKQLDANFFQHVPYMEDFANKKGIKLVAAAKVHVEPMGAYSTKIKSKDEIKDGAVVAIPNDATNEGRALLLLQKQGLIKLKDATNLTQTPKDIVENPKNLNFKELEAAQLPRVLSDVDFAVINTNYALEAKLNPKDTLFIEDKDSPYANVLTVRPDNQNSPEIQELVKALNSEEVKKFINEKYNGAIIPAF
- a CDS encoding methionine ABC transporter permease, whose amino-acid sequence is MELSNIYAYLIDLFKTIYPSFIETIYMVFFSTLFATILGLPLGIILVITSKGHICENVKLNRILSTIVNIARSVPFIILIIAIFPLSRIIVGTTIGSTAAIVPLSIAACPFVARIVESCLLEVNWGIIEASLSMGATTMQIIFKVIIRESMPSLILGITLTIINILGYSAMAGAIGGGGLGDLAIRYGYQRFQTDVLIATILVLIILVEIIQHTGNLLSKIFDKR
- a CDS encoding methionine ABC transporter ATP-binding protein codes for the protein MINIVDLNKTYTLDNTQFEALKNINLTINDGDIFGIIGLSGAGKSSLLRCINLIEKPTSGQIIIDGKDITSLNSKQIREYRKKIGMIFQQFNLLMNLNVFENVAFPLRISKVSNSEIKEKVNALLKIVELEDKSNSFPSQLSGGQRQRVAIARALANEPNIILCDEPTSALDPSTTQSILNLLKSINEKYKITIVIVTHEMSVIKSLCKNVAVIENGTIAECGSVIDVFSNPKSYTTKNFLKEDIINQIPKDFNSKGKVLNLTFIGDDAQKPLISNMVKKFNVDANIISGKIDIIQNTQIGNLVVNLTGKDEDIDKALNYLKEFKLNVEVI